In the genome of Xyrauchen texanus isolate HMW12.3.18 chromosome 33, RBS_HiC_50CHRs, whole genome shotgun sequence, one region contains:
- the LOC127626709 gene encoding putative pre-mRNA-splicing factor ATP-dependent RNA helicase DHX32, protein MAGNSEISEFGDDLELNQFDGLPHSSRYYRLLQERKTLPVWKCRHEFMTFLENNQIIIVSCTTKTGKSTQIPQWCAEFCLSAQYRHGVVVCSQIHRQQAVDFALRVADEMDVNIGHEVGYNIPLETCCSHDTILRYCTDDILLREMISDPLLEHYGVVVIDQAHERTVSTDVLLALLREVLLHRPELRMVVLSAPPASNTLLTQYGNVPRLHVEALCAGEVVYSNSRRMESFYSALRLALEVHRSREPGDVAVFLPSEQDVVCACNILANEATRMSVSLGQLVPVALCPGHDGMCPPITEWQQKSRLVFLSCSQSEDFFWPVDSINFVIDSGVEKRFVYNPRLRACSEVIQPISKCQAEIRKRLTGSTGKCFCLYPEETLMPAEIPPLILESNIMSTVLYLKRMELAGLGHCDFISRPDPECLMQALEELDYLAALDNDGNLSEIGIIMSEFTLDPQMAKALLASCEFDCASEMLTIAAMLAAPICFLEPPVGMVTEAMRCHMKIQHPEGDHFTLVNIYNTFKRSQREPHFSQEKWCRDYFLRYAALQTADAIRAELTDILKRIELPVSESAFGTKTNALNIKRALLAGYFMQIARDVDGSGNYVMLSNKHVAQVHPLSGYGAKAHKLGLPEWVLFHEYTPSDNNCIRTVTQISPQAFTQMAPQYFFCNLPASESKQILQHILDGDRAGRAKSELQPADTEEAASHDRCVIH, encoded by the exons ATGGCTGGGAACAGTGAAATATCAGAGTTTGGAGATGATTTGGAACTCAATCAGTTTGATGGATTGCCACATTCCTCCAGATATTACAGACTGCTCCAGGAAAGAAAAACTCTGCCAGTTTGGAAATGTAGACATGAATTCATGACTTTTCTTGAAAATAATCAGATCATTATAGTCTCATGCACAACAAAGACTGGCAAAAGCACACAG aTCCCTCAGTGGTGTGCAGAGTTCTGTCTGTCTGCGCAGTATCGGCACGGTGTGGTGGTGTGCAGCCAGATTCACAGACAGCAGGCTGTAGATTTTGCCCTCCGTGTTGCTGATGAGATGGATGTAAACATCGGCCATGAGGTTGGATACAATATACCGCTCGAGACATGCTGCTCACATGATACTATACTCAG GTACTGTACAGATGACATACTGCTGAGAGAGATGATTTCAGACCCTCTGTTGGAGCATTATGGGGTGGTGGTGATAGACCAGGCCCATGAGAGGACCGTAAGCACTGATGTTCTGCTGGCTCTGCTCAGAGAGGTTCTTCTCCACCGTCCTGAGCTCAGAATGGTGGTTTTGTCGGCTCCGCCTGCATCCAACACACTCCTCACGCAGTACGGAAACGTCCCGCGACTGCATGTGGAAGCTTTGTGCGCGGGTGAGGTGGTCTACAGCAACAGCAGAAGGATGGAGAGCTTCTACTCGGCACTGAGGCTTGCACTGGAGGTCCATCGGTCCAGAGAGCCTGGAGATGTGGCAGTGTTCTTGCCGTCCGAACAG GATGTTGTCTGTGCCTGTAATATTCTTGCTAACGAGGCGACCAGAATGAGTGTTTCTCTGGGACAGCTGGTACCAGTAGCCCTCTGCCCAGGTCATGATGGGATGTGCCCACCAATCACAGAATGGCAGCAGAAGAGTAGACTGGTCTTCCTCTCCTGTAGTCAATCAGAGGATTTCTTCTGGCCAGTGGACTCCATTAATTTTGTCATCGATTCTGGAGTAGAGAAGAGATTT GTGTATAATCCACGACTGAGAGCTTGTTCAGAGGTCATCCAACCCATCAGTAAATGTCAAGCAGAAATCCGCAAACGGCTCACTGGATCAACGG GCAAGTGCTTTTGTTTGTATCCTGAGGAGACCCTGATGCCCGCTGAGATTCCTCCTCTGATTCTGGAGTCAAACATCATGTCCACAGTGCTGTATCTGAAGAGGATGGAGCTGGCTGGGTTGGGACACTGTGACTTCATCAGCAGACCAG ATCCCGAGTGTCTCATGCAGGCATTGGAGGAACTGGATTATCTCGCTGCTTTGGACAATGATGGAAACCTGTCTGAGATTGGCATCATAATGTCAGAGTTTACCCTGGATCCACAGATGGCTAAAGCTCTGCTGGCGTCCTGTGAGTTTGACTGCGCAAGTGAGATGCTAACCATCGCAGCAATGCTTGCAG CACCGATCTGCTTCCTAGAGCCTCCCGTTGGAATGGTAACAGAAGCCATGCGCTGTCATATGAAGATCCAGCATCCCGAAGGCGACCACTTCACCCTCGTCAACATCTACAACACCTTCAAACGCAGTCAGAGGGAACCAC ATTTCAGTCAGGAGAAGTGGTGCCGTGATTATTTCCTGCGTTATGCGGCCCTGCAGACAGCAGATGCCATCAGGGCGGAGTTAACAGACATCCTGAAGAGAATTGAGCTTCCCGTTTCAGAATCGGCCTTTGGCACCAAGACCAACGCGCTCAATATAAAGAGGGCGCTGCTTGCTGGATACTTCATGCAG ATCGCCAGAGATGTGGACGGCTCAGGGAATTACGTCATGCTGTCGAATAAACATGTGGCTCAGGTTCACCCATTGTCAGGTTATGGAGCAAAAGCACATAAACTGGGACTGCCAGAGTGGGTTCTGTTCCACGAGTACACCCCCTCCGACAACAACTGCATTCGAACAGTCACGCAAATCTCTCCGCAGGC gttTACTCAAATGGCACCACAGTATTTTTTCTGTAACCTGCCAGCTAGTGAGAGTAAACAGATCCTGCAGCATATTCTGGACGGCGATCGGGCAGGAAGAGCAAAATCGGAGCTTCAGCCAGCTGACACGGAAGAAGCCGCATCACATGACCGATGTGTCATACACTGA